The Pseudoalteromonas nigrifaciens genome segment TTAGATGGTTTTGCACGTTTAAGTGAGCAAAGTTATGATCTTGTGTTATTAGACTTAGGCTTGTTAGATATGGACGGTCAAGACTGGCTGATTGAGTTTCGACAATGGAGTGCCTTACCTGTTTTGGTGCTGTCAGCGCGAGATGGCGAAGTTGAAAAGGTAACCGCGCTTGATAATGGAGCAAATGACTATATTACCAAACCGTTTAGCGCGAATGAGTTACTCGCCAGAATTCGGGTGTTATTGCGCACCCAAAGTCAGCCGAGTGTGGCGTTTACCTGTGGGAATATAAAAATAGATCCACAAAAGCACATAGTAACCACCTCGGGGAATGAGATAAAACTGACTAAAAAAGAGTACGCAATATTATTATTGCTGTTTCAAAATAAAGATAAAGTACTCACTCATAATGCAATTTTAAGCCATATTTGGGGAGCGCAGTACATAAACCGCCCTGAATATGTGCGAGTACATGTAGCGCAGCTCAGACAAAAACTAGAAGCTAACCCTGCTAGTCCAAAATACATATTAACTGAACCCGCTGTGGGTTATCGGTTGGTCGATTAAACAATAAGAACTTTTCAGTCTGCTCTACAACTCAGCGAGTCTGATAAATTATATTAATAACGTCATCGCAGTTATTTTAATACCCCGCTTTTGCATTAATTTCTACACAATTCATTTGCCTAGAAAGTTTTTATAGTCTAATTTTTAAGCTTAATACTTCAGATCCTCAGGATGTTGGCTTGCTTGTTTAAGCCTAAAATTATGCGACTACCACTCATACACTCTTTGCAAGGAAAGA includes the following:
- a CDS encoding response regulator; translation: MTKILILEDSPPLQSFLKTLLQASGYELSICDKGLDGFARLSEQSYDLVLLDLGLLDMDGQDWLIEFRQWSALPVLVLSARDGEVEKVTALDNGANDYITKPFSANELLARIRVLLRTQSQPSVAFTCGNIKIDPQKHIVTTSGNEIKLTKKEYAILLLLFQNKDKVLTHNAILSHIWGAQYINRPEYVRVHVAQLRQKLEANPASPKYILTEPAVGYRLVD